The DNA window ATCCGTTACTGCGCAAACCATACGATCAGATTCAACTTTGCGTTCTGCTTCATCAAGATGGGCCAATGCAATATTCTTGGCTTTAGACCTTTCTGCAAGCTCCCCCGCCACACGTAGCAAATCTATTGCCCTACGAACATCGCCATGTTCACGAGCAGCATACGCAGAACATTTCTCAACAACGCCCATCTCAACTGTACCTTCGTTAAATGCTTTCGCAACCCGACGACGCAGAATATCTTGAATTTGTAATGCATTGTATGGAGGAAAAATAAGCTCTTCTTCCGAAAGACTGCTTTTTACCCGAGGATCAAGACTTTCAGCAAAAACAAGACTATTAGAGATCCCCACAAGGGCAATTTGAGATTGTTTTAGTTCACTGTTAATACGAGTAAGATTGTAAAGGATTTCGTCACCTATCTTTTTAGTTAATTGATCTATTTCATCTAAAACCAACAAAACGAGCTGGCGCTGTTGATCGAGAACCCCATAAAAAATGTTATAAACTTCATCTGTAGGTAGCCCAGTAGATGCAATATCCTTACCAAATTCTTTAGCGAGCTGTGCAATAAGTCGATATTCTGTATCTGCAACACGTTTAAGTTTGCAATTAAGATAGATTGTTTTGAGTTTAATATCATTCTTTTGAGCAATTTCTTCCATAGACTTGAGAACATAACGAATACAAAGCGTCTTCCCAGTTCCTGTTTTTCCATAAACAAAAAGATTGGAGGGCCTCTCCAAGCGCAACGCAGGTGCAAGGATATTAGCCACAAGCTCAATTTGTTGTTCACGAAAAACAATGTCCGAAGGGATATAAGAGGAAGAAAGTATGGATTTATCAATAAATAACGAGTCCTGTTTCAGATAATTTTCAAAAAAATTGCCTAACCCCATCCTACCCCCCTATTTCTCATGGAAACCCTGCATGTCCGTTTTGTTTGATCAATAAGAGACACACATTAATTTATCAAACAAACACAACCACAGCTTCAAACGAAATTAATTGACTACCCTTTATTGCACATGGAACCAGTATAAATAGTTATTGGAATTTGAGAGTATGTTCTTAAGACAATATATGCAAAAACAACATCATTAAAGCCATAACAATAAATAAAAAGCACCAATTTAACGTCTTCAGTAATATCAATAATCAAAGATCAATCATCACATACGATTCCAAATTCAATTGCAAATTTTTACTCTATTCGTCTTTTTCCTTTTTCTTATATTTTTTTTATTTCTTCTTCTTCTTCTTCTTCTTCTTCTTCTTCTTCTTCTTCTTATTATTATTATTATATATTTTCAATATAGAAATAAATAATAATAGTTATATAATTATAATAAAACAAAAAACGATAAGAAAAAGCACAATTCATTATATGTTAAAAAAATTGATCATAAAATTATAATGCAGAAACCATACAACCCTAAATTAATTGTCAATTTCAGTTTCAAATCAATAATTCTAAAAATCTTTACAGAAAATAATTTGTTATATACCTGTTCTTACTCAACCAACATTATAAAAAAACCAACAAACCAATTTCACATACAACATCGATTGTCTTGATATATTCACAAATTATTCTTTTAACCTCACCCTTTCCTTTCCTCAACAACAGATTCGTTATCTATTGAAGAGTGCATTTAACTTGATTTGGTGTTTGTTTCGTTTATTTTTTATTCTTGCCTGTCATAGAACACTTTGATCTATCGTAATTGCACTTATCTCTATTTTCTCTCTTTTTATTGGTCCTCAAATCACTCAAAACAGCAAACACCAAGTTTCCATGAGAAATCAAGGGGTGTGGGGGAACGGGAGCGCATTTCCAAAAGTTTAAATATTAACTTCGCTTTATTTTATTAATGGTTTTGGAGTCTTTATTTAATCCCTTTGCTATCAAAAAGAAACCATGGGAAATGTTTTTTGCAGGTTTTTTATTTGCTTCCATTTCACTTGTAATTTCCTATTATGTTTTCAAAGAAGCAGCTGCGCTTCTTACTGTTTTTTTAGTTGTATTATGTACTGTCCCCATACTCTATACTACAATCAAGAATGAAGAAGAGTTAGATTTAAAATCAACTCAAGAATGGTCTCTACTTAAAGAACACACTAAGGTACTCATTTTCTTAATGTTTTTGTTTTTAGGTATTACTACTGCATTTGTTCTTGCCTATGTTGTGCTCCCTCAAGATGTTGTCAAAGTCGCCTTTTCTCTTCAAGACCAAGCAATCAATCATGTGAATCAAAATGTGCAGATAACGGGTAATATTACTCGGTTTGGGTTATTTGGAAATATTTTTTTTAACAATCTTAAGGTTCTTTTCTTC is part of the Candidatus Woesearchaeota archaeon genome and encodes:
- a CDS encoding orc1/cdc6 family replication initiation protein, encoding MGLGNFFENYLKQDSLFIDKSILSSSYIPSDIVFREQQIELVANILAPALRLERPSNLFVYGKTGTGKTLCIRYVLKSMEEIAQKNDIKLKTIYLNCKLKRVADTEYRLIAQLAKEFGKDIASTGLPTDEVYNIFYGVLDQQRQLVLLVLDEIDQLTKKIGDEILYNLTRINSELKQSQIALVGISNSLVFAESLDPRVKSSLSEEELIFPPYNALQIQDILRRRVAKAFNEGTVEMGVVEKCSAYAAREHGDVRRAIDLLRVAGELAERSKAKNIALAHLDEAERKVESDRMVCAVTDQPKQYQAILYAILLVAPQKKHFFTGEIYDCYQTICRKSRLNILTQRRVSDILAELDMLGIIHAKIISKGRYGRTREITVNLDEALTLKLRDVAEKALNLSDGTSS
- a CDS encoding stage II sporulation protein M gives rise to the protein MVLESLFNPFAIKKKPWEMFFAGFLFASISLVISYYVFKEAAALLTVFLVVLCTVPILYTTIKNEEELDLKSTQEWSLLKEHTKVLIFLMFLFLGITTAFVLAYVVLPQDVVKVAFSLQDQAINHVNQNVQITGNITRFGLFGNIFFNNLKVLFFCIIFSLLYGTGAMFILTWNASVIATAMGSVIKTQAAQALASNGSGILAAYLGAASFSVARYMTHGLLEIAAYFVAGLAGGIISIALIKHNLSDDKVLVDALDLIMISVGILFVAGVVEVYVTPALFL